The Nocardioides salarius genome includes a region encoding these proteins:
- a CDS encoding TlpA family protein disulfide reductase — MPTGLWIALAAVVIALAFGAYRALTDGRFRGTHEVRGVAGGADAAATEPAVAERTVWDDVVAAVPDAQLGERATFVQFSSAFCAPCRATRRALSEVVELVPGVVHLEVDAEHHLDLVRRLDVLRTPTTLVLDASGREATRAAGAPRKETVLATLGSVVGD, encoded by the coding sequence GTGCCTACCGGACTGTGGATCGCCCTCGCGGCCGTCGTGATCGCTCTCGCCTTCGGCGCCTACCGCGCTCTGACGGACGGGCGGTTCCGCGGCACCCACGAGGTGCGGGGCGTTGCCGGTGGCGCCGATGCAGCGGCCACGGAGCCGGCCGTGGCCGAGCGGACCGTCTGGGACGACGTCGTCGCGGCCGTGCCCGACGCGCAGCTGGGGGAGCGGGCGACCTTCGTGCAGTTCTCGTCGGCCTTCTGCGCGCCCTGCCGCGCGACGCGCCGCGCGCTGAGCGAGGTGGTCGAGCTGGTGCCGGGCGTGGTGCACCTCGAGGTCGACGCCGAGCACCACCTCGACCTCGTACGCCGCCTCGACGTGCTGCGCACCCCCACCACCCTGGTCCTCGACGCGTCGGGCCGCGAGGCCACCCGCGCCGCGGGGGCGCCGCGCAAGGAGACCGTGCTGGCGACCCTCGGCTCGGTCGTGGGGGACTGA
- a CDS encoding HU family DNA-binding protein: MMKENCMNKGELRETVAKETGLTGADAERAVDAALSAIVSAVAKGERVSIAGFGTFEPRERSAREGRNPQTGETMQIAATTVPGFKAAAAFKKAVSG, from the coding sequence ATGATGAAGGAGAACTGCATGAACAAGGGAGAGCTTCGCGAGACCGTGGCCAAGGAGACCGGGCTGACCGGTGCCGACGCCGAGCGTGCCGTCGACGCCGCGCTGTCGGCGATCGTCTCGGCTGTGGCCAAGGGTGAGCGCGTGAGCATCGCCGGTTTCGGCACCTTCGAGCCCCGTGAGCGTTCGGCTCGCGAGGGTCGCAACCCGCAGACCGGCGAGACCATGCAGATCGCCGCGACGACCGTCCCCGGCTTCAAGGCCGCGGCCGCGTTCAAGAAGGCCGTCTCCGGCTGA
- the mshD gene encoding mycothiol synthase has product MDSLHDARQIERVAALSEAADGTAPLDEATLMALRHPDRFRSWVDGDAVAVLVDGQISLVVAPDARGHGLGAKLLERLIGEVGPQVALEAWSHADHPAARRLAERTGFERARELWVMRRRTSTPLPRLEPPPGVRLRSYTDADADAVLRLNAAAFAAHPEQGAMDAENLAERMAEQWFDPAGLILAVDTSEGAEGRLLAFHWTKRHTHDLGEVYVVGVDPDAQGAGLGRLVTLAGLHHLADLQVNEVILYVESDNAAAIRVYRDKLGFTHASEDTHVMYRRPS; this is encoded by the coding sequence ATGGACTCCCTCCACGACGCCCGCCAGATCGAACGGGTCGCGGCCCTCTCGGAGGCCGCCGACGGCACCGCTCCGCTCGACGAGGCCACCTTGATGGCGCTGCGCCACCCCGACCGGTTCCGGTCGTGGGTCGACGGTGACGCCGTCGCCGTGCTCGTCGACGGGCAGATCTCCCTCGTCGTCGCCCCCGACGCCCGCGGTCACGGCCTCGGCGCCAAGCTGCTCGAGCGGCTGATCGGCGAGGTCGGCCCCCAGGTCGCCCTCGAGGCCTGGTCGCACGCCGACCACCCCGCCGCGCGCCGCCTCGCCGAGCGCACCGGCTTCGAGCGCGCCCGCGAGCTGTGGGTGATGCGCCGGCGTACGTCGACCCCGCTGCCGCGCCTCGAGCCGCCCCCGGGCGTGCGGCTGCGCTCCTACACCGACGCCGACGCCGACGCGGTGCTGCGCCTCAACGCCGCCGCCTTCGCCGCCCACCCCGAACAGGGCGCGATGGACGCCGAGAACCTCGCCGAGCGGATGGCCGAGCAGTGGTTCGACCCCGCCGGGCTGATCCTCGCCGTCGACACCTCCGAGGGCGCCGAGGGCCGCCTGCTGGCCTTCCACTGGACCAAGCGGCACACCCACGACCTCGGCGAGGTGTACGTCGTCGGGGTCGACCCCGACGCGCAGGGCGCCGGCCTGGGCCGGCTGGTCACCCTCGCCGGCCTGCACCACCTGGCCGACCTGCAGGTCAACGAGGTGATCCTCTACGTCGAGTCCGACAACGCAGCGGCGATCCGGGTCTACCGCGACAAGCTGGGCTTCACGCACGCCTCGGAGGACACCCACGTGATGTACCGACGCCCGTCCTGA
- a CDS encoding winged helix-turn-helix transcriptional regulator, whose product MSTILLLTSALQPSAEVLPGLALLGHQVRVLPPEGSALLEAPDADLLLVDGRQDLAHARDLCRLIRTTGSDQPVLLVVTEGGLAVVSHDWGMDDVVLHTCGPAELEARIKLGIGRLAARRDADDPESHLIRSGEVTVDETTYTARIGKRPLDLTFKEFELLKHLAQHPGRVFNRQQLLQEVWGYDYFGGTRTVDVHVRRLRAKLGVEHETLIGTVRNVGYRFVVPAKDARAEADVRAVTEPSREAGVTEPASG is encoded by the coding sequence GTGAGCACGATTCTCCTCCTGACCAGCGCCCTGCAGCCCTCGGCCGAGGTGCTCCCCGGGCTCGCCCTGCTGGGCCACCAGGTCCGGGTGCTGCCGCCCGAGGGCAGCGCGCTCCTCGAGGCGCCCGACGCCGACCTGCTGCTCGTCGACGGCCGCCAGGACCTCGCCCACGCCCGCGACCTGTGCCGCCTGATCCGCACCACCGGCAGCGACCAGCCGGTGCTGCTCGTCGTCACCGAGGGCGGGCTGGCCGTGGTCAGCCACGACTGGGGCATGGACGACGTGGTGCTGCACACCTGCGGACCCGCCGAGCTCGAGGCCCGCATCAAGCTCGGCATCGGTCGCCTGGCCGCGCGCCGCGACGCCGACGACCCCGAGAGCCACCTGATCCGCTCCGGCGAGGTCACCGTCGACGAGACGACCTACACCGCCCGCATCGGCAAGCGCCCGCTCGACCTGACCTTCAAGGAGTTCGAGCTCCTCAAGCACCTGGCCCAGCACCCCGGGCGGGTCTTCAACCGCCAGCAGCTGCTGCAGGAGGTCTGGGGCTACGACTACTTCGGCGGCACCCGCACCGTCGACGTGCACGTGCGCCGCCTGCGCGCCAAGCTCGGCGTCGAGCACGAGACGCTCATCGGCACCGTGCGCAACGTCGGCTACCGCTTCGTGGTGCCGGCCAAGGACGCTCGCGCCGAGGCCGACGTGCGTGCCGTCACCGAGCCATCGCGGGAAGCCGGGGTCACCGAGCCGGCCTCTGGCTAG
- a CDS encoding phage holin family protein, whose amino-acid sequence MTSPGTHRDPSQGDPDIEGLSTPQLMSRLSQQTSELVSAELRLAKAEIQQSVKHAGIGVGLFGGAGTLVWFALGTLVAAAVLALDLVLPAWAAALVVAGVLLAAAALLGLVGKKQVDQATPPVSATQTNVQRDVETVKEARRHG is encoded by the coding sequence ATGACTTCCCCAGGTACGCATCGAGACCCCTCGCAGGGCGACCCCGACATCGAGGGCCTGTCCACGCCGCAGCTGATGTCGCGGCTCTCGCAGCAGACTTCCGAGCTGGTCAGCGCCGAGCTGCGGCTGGCCAAGGCCGAGATCCAGCAGAGCGTCAAGCACGCCGGGATCGGCGTCGGGCTCTTCGGTGGCGCCGGCACGCTGGTCTGGTTCGCGCTGGGCACGCTGGTGGCCGCCGCCGTGCTGGCCCTCGACCTGGTGCTGCCGGCCTGGGCCGCGGCACTCGTGGTGGCCGGCGTGCTGCTGGCCGCGGCCGCGCTGCTGGGCCTGGTGGGCAAGAAGCAGGTCGACCAGGCCACCCCGCCGGTCTCGGCCACCCAGACCAACGTGCAGCGCGACGTCGAGACCGTGAAGGAGGCCCGCCGCCATGGCTGA
- a CDS encoding MerR family transcriptional regulator, with product MAARVRGVFAISVAAQMVRMEVQNLRVYERRGLLDPDRTEGGNRLYSEADIEVLHRIRELLADGLNLAGVARVLELEAEVRRLRSQLASRRRD from the coding sequence ATGGCGGCGCGAGTCCGGGGGGTCTTCGCGATCTCGGTGGCGGCGCAGATGGTGCGCATGGAGGTGCAGAACCTGCGCGTCTACGAGCGGCGCGGCCTGCTCGACCCCGACCGCACCGAGGGCGGCAACCGGCTCTACAGCGAGGCCGACATCGAGGTGCTGCACCGCATCCGCGAGCTGCTCGCCGACGGCCTCAATCTGGCGGGGGTGGCGCGGGTGCTGGAGCTCGAGGCGGAGGTGCGCCGGCTGCGCTCACAGCTCGCCTCGAGGCGCCGAGACTGA
- the ygfZ gene encoding CAF17-like 4Fe-4S cluster assembly/insertion protein YgfZ — protein sequence MTTPPHQSNQSSQPSSLLDLPGAVAGNGVDAPVAAHYGSFNAEQRTLESGEGFVDLSHRDVLRIEGPDRLTWLHSLTTQFFLDLAPRVWTDALVLSPQGHVEHAFSGYDDGEAFVAHTEPGAAAALLGFLERMKFMTRVELSDVTDTVAVTWRASSSGTTYELVPRDQLTAYAAAAGPACGMWAFEALRIARGEPRHQVDTDARTIPNEAGWVGPAVHLDKGCYRGQETVARVHTLGRPPRRLTLLHLDGTENRLPEQGAELRHGERVVGFVGSSARHHELGPIALAMVKRNVPLEATLEVDSMPAAQEVVVDPEVGLHVRPKLR from the coding sequence ATGACCACCCCTCCCCACCAGTCCAACCAGTCCAGCCAGCCCAGCTCCCTGCTCGACCTCCCCGGCGCCGTCGCCGGCAACGGCGTCGACGCCCCGGTGGCCGCCCACTACGGCTCCTTCAACGCCGAGCAGCGCACGCTCGAGTCGGGGGAGGGCTTCGTCGACCTCTCCCACCGCGACGTGCTGCGCATCGAGGGCCCCGACCGGCTGACCTGGCTGCACTCGCTGACCACCCAGTTCTTCCTCGACCTCGCCCCGCGGGTGTGGACCGACGCGCTGGTGCTCTCCCCGCAGGGCCACGTCGAGCACGCCTTCAGCGGGTACGACGACGGCGAGGCGTTCGTGGCCCACACCGAGCCCGGCGCGGCCGCGGCGCTGCTGGGCTTCCTCGAGCGGATGAAGTTCATGACCCGCGTCGAGCTCTCCGACGTCACCGACACCGTCGCGGTGACCTGGCGCGCCTCGTCGAGCGGCACGACGTACGAGCTGGTGCCCCGCGACCAGCTGACGGCGTACGCCGCCGCCGCGGGGCCGGCCTGCGGGATGTGGGCCTTCGAGGCGCTGCGCATCGCCCGCGGCGAGCCGCGCCATCAGGTCGACACCGACGCGCGCACCATCCCCAACGAGGCCGGCTGGGTGGGGCCGGCGGTGCACCTCGACAAGGGCTGCTACCGCGGCCAGGAGACCGTGGCGCGGGTGCACACCCTGGGCCGTCCGCCGCGGCGGCTGACGCTGCTGCACCTCGACGGCACCGAGAACCGGCTGCCCGAGCAGGGTGCCGAGCTGCGCCACGGAGAAAGGGTCGTCGGCTTCGTCGGCAGCTCGGCGCGCCACCACGAGCTGGGCCCGATCGCCCTGGCGATGGTCAAGCGCAACGTGCCGCTCGAGGCGACCCTCGAGGTCGACTCGATGCCCGCGGCCCAGGAGGTCGTGGTCGACCCGGAGGTCGGGCTGCACGTGCGGCCCAAGCTGCGCTGA
- a CDS encoding YihY/virulence factor BrkB family protein, producing MSDDARQAERPVDPDHGAKPDSPDDLTAPSWKYVLRKTGREFGKDQCTDLAAALTYYAVLALFPGLLALLSLVGLLGQGQESARTILGILRDVGAGSIADTLEPTLLDLSQSTGAGLALVVGLLAALWSASGYVTSFGRAMNRIHEVGEGRPIWKLRPVMLLVTLVEVVLAAAVLTALVVTGPAAEAVGSAIGIGDTAVLVWSIAKWPVLLAAVVLMVAILFYSTPNVEQPKFRWISVGAALAILVWALASAAFGFYVANFSSYDKTYGSLAGVIVFLLWVWLTNLALLFGAELDSELERGRELQAGLQAEDQLQLPPRDTRNIEKAEEKHEEDVAIGRALRESHGHEDDPDEVGTGAGVDPRPKAPGTPPASTRAASEKETR from the coding sequence GTGAGCGACGACGCCCGCCAGGCCGAGCGCCCGGTCGACCCCGACCACGGCGCGAAGCCCGACTCGCCCGACGACCTGACGGCCCCGTCGTGGAAGTACGTGCTGCGCAAGACCGGGCGCGAGTTCGGCAAGGACCAGTGCACCGACCTGGCCGCGGCGCTGACCTACTATGCGGTGCTGGCGCTCTTCCCCGGGCTGCTGGCGCTGCTGAGCCTGGTGGGCCTGCTGGGTCAGGGCCAGGAGTCGGCGCGCACCATCCTGGGCATCCTGCGTGACGTCGGCGCCGGGTCGATCGCCGACACCCTCGAGCCCACGCTGCTCGACCTGAGCCAGAGCACCGGGGCCGGCCTCGCGCTCGTCGTGGGACTGCTGGCCGCGCTGTGGTCGGCGAGCGGCTACGTCACCTCGTTCGGCCGGGCGATGAACCGCATCCACGAGGTCGGCGAGGGCCGCCCGATCTGGAAGCTGCGTCCGGTGATGCTGCTGGTGACCCTGGTCGAGGTGGTGCTGGCGGCCGCCGTGCTGACCGCGCTGGTGGTCACCGGGCCCGCTGCGGAGGCCGTCGGATCGGCGATCGGCATCGGCGACACGGCCGTGCTGGTGTGGAGCATCGCCAAGTGGCCGGTGCTGCTGGCCGCGGTGGTGCTGATGGTGGCCATCCTCTTCTACTCCACCCCCAACGTCGAGCAGCCGAAGTTCCGCTGGATCTCGGTCGGCGCCGCGCTGGCCATCCTGGTCTGGGCGCTGGCCTCCGCGGCGTTCGGCTTCTACGTCGCCAACTTCTCCAGCTACGACAAGACCTACGGCTCGCTGGCCGGCGTCATCGTCTTCCTGCTGTGGGTGTGGCTGACCAACCTGGCGCTGCTCTTCGGCGCCGAGCTCGACTCCGAGCTCGAGCGCGGCCGTGAGCTGCAGGCCGGGCTGCAGGCCGAGGACCAGCTGCAGCTGCCCCCGCGCGACACCCGCAACATCGAGAAGGCCGAGGAGAAGCACGAGGAGGACGTGGCGATCGGGCGCGCACTGCGCGAGAGCCACGGCCACGAGGACGACCCCGACGAGGTCGGTACGGGTGCGGGGGTCGACCCCCGCCCAAAAGCACCGGGCACGCCCCCGGCGAGCACTCGAGCGGCGAGCGAGAAGGAGACACGATGA
- a CDS encoding Hsp20/alpha crystallin family protein, with protein MLLRSTDPFRDFDRLTQQLLGTTNRPAVMPMDAWREGEQFVIELDVPGVNRESIDLDVERNVLTVRAERVAKNGDWERLASERPTGVFSRQLVLGDNLDLDRIEATYADGVLRLVVPVAEKAKPRKIEIGSASPERETTAIES; from the coding sequence ATGTTGCTGCGATCCACCGACCCCTTCCGCGACTTCGACCGCCTGACCCAGCAGCTGCTGGGGACGACGAACCGCCCGGCCGTCATGCCGATGGACGCCTGGCGCGAGGGCGAGCAGTTCGTCATCGAGCTCGACGTGCCGGGCGTCAACCGCGAGAGCATCGACCTCGACGTCGAGCGCAACGTGCTGACCGTGCGCGCCGAGCGCGTGGCCAAGAACGGCGACTGGGAGCGGTTGGCCTCCGAGCGACCCACCGGCGTCTTCAGCCGCCAGCTGGTCCTCGGCGACAACCTCGACCTCGACCGCATCGAGGCGACGTACGCCGACGGCGTGCTGCGCCTGGTCGTGCCGGTCGCCGAGAAGGCGAAGCCGCGCAAGATCGAGATCGGATCCGCCTCTCCCGAGCGTGAGACCACCGCCATCGAGAGCTGA
- a CDS encoding DsrE family protein, with amino-acid sequence MRPLVIKVTCAAGDPERSNQAFTVAASAAAAGADVSLWLTGDAASYAVAGGGPDLGLEHATPVAQLLEVVLASGRVTVCTQCAARRGITEADLAPGLRMAGAALFAEEVLGDQVQALVY; translated from the coding sequence ATGCGTCCCCTCGTCATCAAGGTCACCTGCGCCGCCGGCGACCCCGAGCGCTCCAACCAGGCCTTCACCGTGGCGGCCTCCGCGGCCGCGGCCGGCGCCGACGTCTCGCTGTGGCTGACCGGTGACGCGGCGTCGTACGCCGTCGCGGGCGGGGGGCCCGACCTCGGGCTCGAGCACGCCACCCCCGTCGCGCAGCTGCTCGAGGTGGTGCTGGCCAGCGGCCGGGTGACGGTGTGCACCCAGTGCGCGGCGCGCCGCGGCATCACCGAGGCCGACCTCGCGCCGGGGCTGCGGATGGCCGGGGCGGCGCTCTTCGCCGAGGAGGTCCTCGGCGACCAGGTGCAGGCGCTGGTGTACTGA
- a CDS encoding DUF4235 domain-containing protein, which translates to MRREERTSTSARILYRPVGITSSIVAGVVAGQVFQQVWKRVSAGDGADAPKALESEYSMKEVLAAAALQGAVFAVVKAAVDRGGARAFQRATGEWPGD; encoded by the coding sequence ATGAGGCGCGAGGAACGCACCAGCACGTCGGCCAGGATCCTCTACCGGCCGGTCGGCATCACCAGCTCGATCGTCGCCGGCGTGGTGGCCGGCCAGGTCTTCCAGCAGGTCTGGAAGCGGGTCAGCGCCGGCGACGGCGCCGACGCCCCCAAAGCCCTGGAGTCGGAGTACTCGATGAAGGAGGTGCTGGCCGCGGCGGCCCTGCAGGGCGCTGTCTTCGCGGTGGTCAAGGCCGCCGTCGACCGCGGCGGGGCCCGGGCCTTCCAGCGGGCCACGGGGGAGTGGCCCGGCGACTGA
- a CDS encoding Fur family transcriptional regulator, with translation MTDDLRRRLAGRGYRLTPQRELVLRAVESLGHATPDEVLAEVRQHSSAVNVSTVYRNLEVLEELGLVRHAHLSDRAPTYHSVTDHEHFHLVCRSCRGVVSVGAEAASVLTGRLADEHGFTADIGHLTVFGTCAECAREENP, from the coding sequence ATGACCGACGACCTGCGCCGGCGCCTGGCCGGGCGCGGCTACCGGCTCACGCCCCAGCGCGAGCTGGTGCTGCGCGCGGTCGAGTCGCTGGGCCACGCCACGCCCGACGAGGTGCTGGCCGAGGTGCGCCAGCACTCCTCGGCGGTCAACGTCTCCACCGTCTACCGCAACCTCGAGGTGCTCGAGGAGCTCGGGCTGGTGCGCCACGCGCACCTCTCCGACCGGGCACCGACCTACCACTCCGTCACCGACCACGAGCACTTCCACCTGGTGTGCCGCAGCTGCCGGGGGGTGGTCTCGGTCGGCGCCGAGGCCGCCTCGGTGCTGACCGGCCGCCTCGCCGACGAGCACGGCTTCACCGCCGACATCGGTCACCTGACCGTCTTCGGCACCTGCGCCGAGTGCGCACGAGAGGAGAACCCATGA
- a CDS encoding DUF3618 domain-containing protein: MAEPQQDPREGSQNQTPEQIEAEIEAARRRLGETVEALGAKTDVKARVSHRAQSVREQHGTALIAGGVGALVLVVGVVVWRRRR; encoded by the coding sequence ATGGCTGAGCCGCAGCAGGACCCCCGCGAGGGCTCCCAGAACCAGACCCCTGAGCAGATCGAGGCCGAGATCGAGGCCGCCCGCCGGCGTCTCGGCGAGACCGTCGAGGCCTTGGGCGCCAAGACCGACGTGAAGGCCCGCGTCTCGCACCGCGCGCAGTCGGTGCGCGAGCAGCACGGCACCGCGCTGATCGCTGGTGGCGTCGGCGCGCTGGTGCTCGTGGTCGGCGTCGTCGTGTGGCGGCGGCGCCGGTGA
- a CDS encoding MoaD/ThiS family protein, which yields MDETDVVHVHYWAGAKHAAGTGSDRLEVDGALTLADVVRRAVALHPGTDLERVLAVCSTLIGEQPVGSQDPGSVRVEPGATVEFLPPFAGG from the coding sequence GTGGACGAGACAGATGTGGTGCACGTGCACTACTGGGCCGGGGCCAAGCACGCGGCGGGCACCGGCTCCGACCGGCTCGAGGTCGACGGCGCGCTGACGCTCGCCGACGTCGTACGCCGCGCGGTCGCGCTGCACCCCGGCACCGACCTCGAGCGGGTGCTCGCGGTCTGCTCGACGCTGATCGGCGAGCAGCCGGTCGGCAGCCAGGATCCGGGCTCCGTGCGGGTCGAGCCGGGCGCGACCGTGGAGTTCCTGCCGCCCTTCGCCGGCGGCTGA
- a CDS encoding FABP family protein produces MPIELPPNLHPHCGPLVWLLGTWTGSGKGDYPGIEPYDYQQELVFQQDGRPFLHYFSRSWVVDENGEKVRDAAQETGFLRCPEVGKVEMVLAHNTGISEIWYGNAEDGKIELRTAGVAFTETAREVTGGHRLYGNVEGDLLYAYDMEAEGKELQPHLWARLKRS; encoded by the coding sequence GTGCCGATCGAACTCCCGCCCAACCTGCATCCCCACTGTGGCCCCCTCGTCTGGCTGCTCGGCACCTGGACCGGCAGCGGCAAGGGCGACTACCCCGGGATCGAGCCCTACGACTACCAGCAGGAGCTGGTCTTCCAGCAGGACGGCCGCCCGTTCCTGCACTACTTCTCCCGCTCGTGGGTCGTCGACGAGAACGGCGAGAAGGTCCGCGACGCCGCCCAGGAGACCGGCTTCCTGCGCTGCCCCGAGGTCGGCAAGGTCGAGATGGTGCTGGCGCACAACACCGGCATCTCCGAGATCTGGTACGGCAACGCCGAGGACGGCAAGATCGAGCTGCGCACCGCCGGCGTGGCCTTCACCGAGACCGCCCGCGAGGTCACCGGCGGCCACCGGCTCTACGGCAACGTCGAGGGCGACCTGCTCTACGCCTACGACATGGAGGCCGAGGGCAAGGAGCTGCAGCCGCACCTGTGGGCGCGGCTCAAGAGGTCCTGA
- a CDS encoding HNH endonuclease signature motif containing protein, whose product MTVQALPTPTAAPAVSEASAHLARAHEVALERVHRDELAQLLTTLATLESQTEALRLKVLAEAERRQVATDEAATGTDAWAAALTGTTREINAGGLHLAQLLKTKYHHTREAYAAGQLRADQVRVIVRAAEQAPLETTVEQLAAAEEVLVNKATGIGTRSGRPMNAKRLRQAARRMLDIVDRDLADKHEAIMLGRESRRAKHETYLALHDNGDGTYSGKFTIPELHGSLLRTALETLSAPRRLNKTRTSAEGETISGYDESAPTGPGHGLSGWEIAGNALCELIEHLPTDGWNGANALTILVTMTAEDLTHDLTQAGKLDPADWPDWHGPDETGTAKLDTGIRTAAGDLRRLACEAGLVPAVLNTKSVPLDLGRTRRLHSHHQRKALALVHDTCAIGTCERPFAWSEIHHLIPWSHHGDTDLDAIPLCSWHHHRAHDPRWHLTHHPLRGWELRARERRRRS is encoded by the coding sequence ATGACGGTCCAGGCGCTCCCCACCCCCACCGCAGCCCCAGCGGTGAGCGAGGCGAGCGCCCACCTGGCCCGGGCCCACGAGGTCGCGCTCGAGCGGGTGCACCGCGACGAGCTCGCCCAGCTGCTCACCACACTGGCCACCCTGGAGTCCCAGACCGAGGCGCTGCGCCTCAAGGTCCTCGCCGAGGCCGAACGCCGCCAGGTCGCCACCGACGAGGCCGCCACCGGCACCGACGCCTGGGCCGCCGCCCTGACCGGCACCACCCGCGAGATCAACGCCGGCGGACTCCACCTCGCCCAGCTCCTCAAGACCAAGTACCACCACACCCGCGAGGCCTACGCCGCCGGGCAGCTGCGCGCCGACCAGGTCCGCGTCATCGTCCGCGCCGCCGAACAAGCACCCCTCGAGACAACGGTCGAGCAGCTCGCGGCCGCCGAGGAGGTCCTGGTCAACAAGGCCACCGGCATCGGCACCAGGTCAGGCCGCCCCATGAACGCCAAACGCCTGCGCCAAGCAGCCCGACGGATGCTCGACATCGTCGACCGCGACCTGGCCGACAAGCACGAAGCGATCATGCTCGGCCGCGAGTCCCGCCGTGCCAAGCACGAGACCTACCTGGCGCTGCACGACAACGGCGACGGCACCTACTCCGGCAAGTTCACCATCCCCGAGCTGCACGGCTCCCTGCTGCGCACCGCACTGGAGACCCTGTCGGCACCCCGGCGGCTCAACAAGACCCGCACCAGCGCTGAGGGCGAGACCATCTCCGGCTACGACGAGTCCGCGCCCACCGGCCCCGGCCACGGACTCTCCGGCTGGGAAATCGCAGGCAACGCCCTGTGCGAGCTCATCGAACACCTGCCCACCGACGGCTGGAACGGCGCCAACGCCCTCACGATCCTGGTCACCATGACCGCCGAGGACCTCACCCACGACCTCACCCAAGCCGGGAAGCTCGACCCCGCCGACTGGCCCGACTGGCACGGCCCCGACGAGACCGGCACCGCCAAGCTCGACACCGGCATCCGCACCGCCGCCGGCGACCTCCGCCGCCTGGCCTGCGAAGCCGGCCTCGTCCCCGCCGTCCTCAACACCAAGTCCGTCCCCCTCGACCTCGGCAGGACTCGAAGGCTCCACAGCCACCACCAACGAAAAGCCCTCGCACTCGTCCACGACACCTGCGCCATCGGCACCTGCGAACGACCCTTCGCCTGGTCCGAGATCCACCACCTGATCCCCTGGTCACACCACGGCGACACCGACCTCGACGCCATCCCCCTCTGCTCCTGGCACCACCACCGCGCCCACGACCCACGATGGCACCTCACCCACCACCCCCTCCGCGGCTGGGAGCTGCGCGCCCGCGAGCGCCGCAGGAGATCCTGA
- a CDS encoding alpha/beta fold hydrolase — MHPPTDDPSTAPRRGVPVDPVAPVDPDPRAEAGPLLRVHEAGDDQGAPVVLLHRRGAGAQVWAPLLALGSWSVRLLAPDLADLPGVSEGADAAYVVDSLRATERRALLVVAEGDAAPLAVEMALARPEAVAGLVLLAPDEHTARAVVERLRLLTVPVWAAAGERSERSDQGAASSSVEVPGARWLSLPGVGDEPVTEHPDLLIDLVHGAVAELAAIPRPQDGRRYITWVSSEACVKPSLSR; from the coding sequence TTGCACCCGCCCACCGACGACCCGTCCACCGCGCCCCGACGCGGTGTCCCTGTCGACCCCGTCGCCCCTGTCGACCCCGATCCGCGCGCCGAGGCCGGCCCGCTGCTGCGCGTGCACGAGGCCGGCGACGACCAGGGCGCGCCGGTCGTGCTGCTGCACCGCCGGGGAGCAGGCGCCCAGGTGTGGGCGCCGTTGCTGGCGCTCGGCTCGTGGAGCGTGCGCCTGCTGGCCCCCGACCTGGCCGACCTGCCCGGTGTGAGCGAGGGCGCCGACGCGGCGTACGTCGTCGACTCGCTGCGCGCCACCGAGCGGCGCGCGCTGCTGGTGGTCGCCGAGGGCGACGCGGCCCCGCTGGCCGTCGAGATGGCGCTGGCCCGGCCCGAGGCCGTGGCCGGCCTGGTGCTGCTGGCCCCCGACGAGCACACCGCCCGGGCCGTGGTCGAGCGGCTGCGCCTGCTCACGGTGCCGGTGTGGGCGGCCGCCGGGGAGCGGTCCGAGCGGTCCGACCAGGGGGCGGCGTCCTCGAGCGTCGAGGTGCCGGGGGCGCGGTGGCTGAGCCTGCCCGGCGTCGGCGACGAGCCGGTCACCGAGCACCCCGACCTGCTCATCGATCTGGTGCACGGGGCGGTCGCCGAGCTCGCGGCGATCCCGCGGCCTCAGGACGGGCGTCGGTACATCACGTGGGTGTCCTCCGAGGCGTGCGTGAAGCCCAGCTTGTCGCGGTAG